The following DNA comes from Candidatus Eisenbacteria bacterium.
GTTCAGTCTGCATCCCAGGGTGAAAAACGAAACCCGGGGAGCGTCGTTCCGCTCCCCGGGCTCGTGTCGATCCGAACGGATCAAGCGCGCGTCAGGACGAGGCGCCCTCGCCCGCCACTTCCTCGGCCGCGGCGGGAACCGGCTCCTCGGTGGCCGAGGGGTTCGGCTTGTACTTGTCCTGGAACGACGCCTGCGTCGCGCCGTCCTGGTCGGCCAGCCATGCCTTGGCGCTCAGGATGATCCGATGCGCCTGGGTGTCGACCCGCGTCACCTTGAGCTCGAGGGTGTCGTCGGGCTTGAAGCTGTCGGAAGGCTTCCGCAGACCCTCGATGCCGAGCTGCGAGAGCGGAATGAAGCCCTCGAGCCCGTCCTCCAGGTCCACGATGACGCCGCGGTCGAGAAGGCGCACCACCTTTCCCTTCACGATCATGTCGGGGAGGTAGCGCTCCGCGAGCGTCGGCCACGGGTCCTCGCTCACCTGCTTCAGGCCGAGCGAGATCCGCCGCGCGTCCTTGTCGATCGAGAGCACGACGACGTCGACCTTGTCCCCCTTCTTCAGCACCTCGCTGGGATGCACCACGCGGCGCGTCCAGGACATGTCGCTGATGTGGACGAGGCCGTCGATTCCCTCTTCGATCTCGACGAAGGCGCCGAAATTCGTGAGGTTCCGGACCTTGCCCGTCAGCTTCGTGCCGATCGGGAAGCGGTCGTCGAGCGTGAGCCACGGATCGGGCTCGATCTGCTTCAGACCGAGCGAGATCTTCTCGTTGTCCTTGTCGATCTTGAGGATCATCGCCTCGATCTGGTCGCCGATCGCGACGACCTTGGACGGATGCCGCACGTGGCGCGTCCAGGACATCTCGGAGATGTGGATGAGCCCCTCGATGCCCTTCTCCAGCTCCACGAAGGCGCCGTAGTCGGTGATCGAGACCACCTTGCCCTTCACCCGCTGCTGGACGTTGTAGCGCTTGTCCACGTCCTCCCACGGATACGGCGTGAGCTGCTTCATGCCGAGGGAGATTCGCTCCTTCTCGGGGTCGAACGACAGGACCTTGACCTTGATCTTGTCGCCGATCGAGACGAGCTCCGACGGATGGCTCACGCGGCCCCAGGACATGTCGGTGATGTGCAACAAGCCGTCGATGCCGCCGAGGTCGACGAAGGCGCCGAAGTCGGTGATGTTCTTGACCACGCCCTCTCGGATCTGGTCCTTGGCGAGCTCCTGGATGATCTCGCTCTTCTGCTTCGCGCGGTGCTCCTCGAGCACGGCGCGCCGCGAGACCACGATGTTCCGCCGGCGCTTGTTGAGCTTGATGATCTTGAATTCCATCGACTGGCCGATGAGCGAGTCGACGTTCTGCACCTGCCGGAGCGCGATCTGGGAACCGGGCAGGAACGCCTCGACCCCGTAGAGGTCGACGACCACGCCTCCCTTGATCTTCCGGACCAGCTTCCCCTCGACCAGCTCGCCCTGGTCGGACGCGGTCTTCACGCGGTCCCACACCTTGACGAAGTCCGCGCGCTGCTTCGAGAGAACGACCAGCCCGTCCTGGTTCTCGGTCTTCTCGAGGAAGACCTCGATCTCGTCCCCGACCTTCACGCCTTCGAGGTCCGGGAACTCCTCGACCGGGATCACGCCTTCCGACTTGAACCCGACGTCGACGGTGACTTCCTTGTCGTCGATCTTCAGGACGCGGCCGCGCACGATCTCTCCCTCTTCGAGATCCTTGAGGGAGTCCTCGTACAGCTGAAGCCACTGCCCCATCGAGCTCGCGTCCTCGTCCGAATCGAGCTCCTGCACGCCCACGGCGACGGTCTCGCCTTCCTCGCCCAGGTCTTCGTGGACGAGCCTCGTGACCGACCGCCGCTTGCGCGGCTTTGCTTCGACTTCCGCGTCCTCC
Coding sequences within:
- a CDS encoding 30S ribosomal protein S1; protein product: MVRRHEEEVDLKDDAAEDAEVEAKPRKRRSVTRLVHEDLGEEGETVAVGVQELDSDEDASSMGQWLQLYEDSLKDLEEGEIVRGRVLKIDDKEVTVDVGFKSEGVIPVEEFPDLEGVKVGDEIEVFLEKTENQDGLVVLSKQRADFVKVWDRVKTASDQGELVEGKLVRKIKGGVVVDLYGVEAFLPGSQIALRQVQNVDSLIGQSMEFKIIKLNKRRRNIVVSRRAVLEEHRAKQKSEIIQELAKDQIREGVVKNITDFGAFVDLGGIDGLLHITDMSWGRVSHPSELVSIGDKIKVKVLSFDPEKERISLGMKQLTPYPWEDVDKRYNVQQRVKGKVVSITDYGAFVELEKGIEGLIHISEMSWTRHVRHPSKVVAIGDQIEAMILKIDKDNEKISLGLKQIEPDPWLTLDDRFPIGTKLTGKVRNLTNFGAFVEIEEGIDGLVHISDMSWTRRVVHPSEVLKKGDKVDVVVLSIDKDARRISLGLKQVSEDPWPTLAERYLPDMIVKGKVVRLLDRGVIVDLEDGLEGFIPLSQLGIEGLRKPSDSFKPDDTLELKVTRVDTQAHRIILSAKAWLADQDGATQASFQDKYKPNPSATEEPVPAAAEEVAGEGASS